One genomic segment of Esox lucius isolate fEsoLuc1 chromosome 15, fEsoLuc1.pri, whole genome shotgun sequence includes these proteins:
- the sstr1a gene encoding somatostatin receptor type 1 encodes MIPNNSFRNLTLEDVFFLMNNSSGNETHSESHGSAILISFIYSVVCLVGLCGNSMVIYVIFRYAKMKTATNIYILNLAIADELLMLSVPFLVTSSLLHHWPFGSLLCRLVLSVDAINMFTSIYCLTVLSIDRYIAVVHPIKASRYRRPTIAKIVNFGVWIFSILVILPIIIFSTTVPNLDGSVACNIQMPEPMNQWMAVFVIYAFLMGFLFPVIAICMCYILIIAKMRVVALKAGWQQRKKSERKITVMVVMVVTVFVICWMPFHIVQLVNVFVEHHNATLMQLAVILGYANSCANPILYGFLSDNFKHSFQRILCLRWMENATEEPIDYYATALKSRGYSVDEFQPDNIERDSTFRNGTCTSRTTTL; translated from the coding sequence ATGATCCCCAACAACTCATTCAGGAATCTAACGCTGGAGGACGTTTTTTTTCTTATGAACAACTCGTCTGGGAACGAAACGCACAGCGAGTCTCACGGTAGCGCAATCCTCATCTCGTTCATTTACTCGGTTGTCTGTTTAGTGGGACTGTGCGGAAACTCTATGGTTATATATGTAATTTTCAGATATGCCAAAATGAAAACTGCTACCAATATTTACATTCTGAACTTGGCTATCGCGGACGAGTTACTTATGTTGAGTGTCCCCTTCTTGGTGACATCTTCACTCCTTCATCATTGGCCATTTGGCTCCCTTCTCTGTCGCCTTGTTCTAAGTGTTGATGCTATTAATATGTTTACGAGTATTTACTGCTTAACTGTATTAAGCATAGACAGATATATTGCAGTTGTGCACCCTATCAAAGCCTCGCGGTACCGGAGACCCACAATAGCTAAAATAGTCAACTTTGGGGTTTGGATATTTTCTATCCTAGTCATTTTGCCCATTATTATATTTTCCACGACTGTTCCAAACTTGGACGGTTCGGTCGCTTGTAACATTCAGATGCCAGAGCCAATGAACCAATGGATGGCCGTGTTTGTGATCTATGCCTTTCTCATGGGCTTTCTGTTCCCAGTCATTGCCATCTGTATGTGTTACATCCTCATCATCGCCAAGATGAGAGTGGTGGCACTGAAGGCAGGCTGGCAGCAGCGCAAGAAGTCGGAGAGGAAGATCAcggtgatggtggtgatggtggttaCAGTGTTTGTCATCTGTTGGATGCCTTTTCACATCGTGCAGCTTgttaatgtgtttgtggagCACCATAACGCAACACTCATGCAACTTGCAGTGATTTTGGGATACGCAAACAGCTGCGCCAACCCGATACTTTATGGATTTTTATCAGACAATTTCAAACATTCGTTCCAAAGAATTTTGTGCCTGCGCTGGATGGAAAATGCTACGGAGGAACCGATAGATTACTATGCCACGGCTCTGAAAAGTCGTGGTTACAGTGTGGACGAATTTCAACCGGACAACATCGAACGTGATAGCACTTTTAGAAATGGAACCTGCACTTCAAGGACAACAACACTGTAG